In the Panthera uncia isolate 11264 chromosome B1, Puncia_PCG_1.0, whole genome shotgun sequence genome, tatCCCTTTTAACAAATACGCGttcaattattattatgtattattgtTAAAGGATGCATAGTAAAAATCTATGTTCAGGTACTAGAATCCCGCTATTGCCTTATCTAACCAAAGAATTCCCATTAGtagatgcaaagaaaataaataaggagcaGTGATATCAGACATCACTGAATGAGCACAGAGTTTATGTCCACTAAAGCAGATGCATCCGCCTTCTCAATGCAAGAATAGTGCTCATCATGAGACCTATATGCCATCCTATTTAAAGCATTGTTGTCTTACCACCACTTGCTGGGAATTTTCTCTCCAGTTCCAAGACTCTTCAAAATGAATTTCTAGACCAACCTAACTCTATTTAACCATGCTGTATTTCTTGGTTTCAGATGGCTATACCACTGATGACATTGAGTTTTACTGGAATGGAGGAGAGGGAGCGGTAACTGGAGTTAATAAAATTGAGCTTCCTCAGTTTTCAATTGTCGACTACAAGATGGTCTCCAAGAAAGTGGAGTTCACAACTGGTGAGGTTATTTCCCTCCAAATGAACTCGGGGCActgtgaaagaaagaagatgaTTCCTACCAAATggagatctgatttttttttttctatttttcttttttaattcaggGGCATATCCACGACTGTCACTAAGTTTTCGTCTAAAGAGAAATATTGGCTACTTCATTTTGCAAACCTACATGCCTTCCACATTGATTACAATTCTGTCCTGGGTGTCTTTTTGGATCAACTATGATGCATCTGCAGCCAGAGTTGCACTAGGTAAGGCATTCCCAGCACTGAAAAGAGCTGGTAGGATTTAGCTTCAACCAACCAACCATTGTTAGAAATTATAAGCAATGGCTTTCTCTCAGAGCAAGTCAAAGAATGAGATTACCATAAGAGTCCTTATAGTAAAATATCAAAGGGTAAGCATTTTCAGGATGAATGTTTTACAATGCAATATCTTCTTAGCATTTtaccaaaataatcttgaaatataattaatactAGCTATATTAGTGCTTCTTagagtctatttttaaattttcattacaCTAATTTTTACTAACTTTGTGATGATTTCCTCTTTGGTCTCTGCTTTTTACAGTGAAGAACATTTACAAtgcattattctctttttttttgtatgttgtattctttttttttgtaatataatttattgtcaaattggcttacattcaacccccagtgctcatcccagcaagtgccctcctcaatgctcatcacccattttcccttctcccccacccctcatccaccctcagtttgttctctgtacttaagagtcttttatggtttgcctccctccctttgtaattatttttccctttcccttcccccatggtcttctgttaagtttctcaagatccacatatgagtggaaacatatgatacctgtccttctctgactgatttatttcactcagcataataccttctggtTCCATTTACGTTGCTGTGAATggcattatttcattctttctcatacaATGCATTATTCTCAAATGGATTTGGAGAAAGCTAAACCTTGTGACTGTTAACAAGATATGTCAAttgttaaaaaatactatttttcgaACATTAACTAAAGTTAAGTTGTATCGATCTGAGTTTTCCTTAAATGAAGCCCATCGCATTTGAATAGGGCACAGACATTCATCAGCTATATTAATGACCTGTGATCAGCACAGAATAAAAATGGTTTCCTTCCTGGaggaacaaaattcaaaattaatctTGCCATGGTTGAGTAATTGCAGCAAGCTGAAAGGCTATATTTGAGACTTTAAAGGATTCCTTggaaaattagaatatataagGTCCTTTTGATGAATCTGAGCATGTATGGGTGCTCAGATTCATCATTATTTGATCCTCATTATTTGATCCTAGACCCCTTTCAGTTATCATATTCTGGGGCTTATTCtcatacatgtgtgcacatgtgtgcgtgcacacgcacacacacacacactctcacacacacacaccaaatatgTAACAGCATCATTTCCAGTTAAGCTGACATACACATCACTTCTTTTGAGATTGCTCAACTGGGTTAGATGTTCAGCATCCCCTTCACACTCAAAGTAATTGTCATCCTTATAACTTATTTCTAATGACTAATTTCTAATGGCTCACAGTCAAATGCTGGTAGCCCCTTATCAACCTTTGAACATTCCAAAACTAAGGAAAGGCAACAAATAGTTGATCACATCATAGGTATGAATCTGCATATATTATATGAATGTGAACATGAGTATGTGTATACTATGGTTAAGGAAAAAACAGTGGATGATGTCAACAGCAGGGACTACAACTATCAAGGCATCATAAATTGTGGTTCTCCTTACCCATCTATCCCCAAAGCTAACGGTATTTTGATTAAAGATGTTAGCACATAAAATGCTGACTTAAtcttctctttgaaatgtaaaatctgtgacattttaaaacttaactaAGTAAAAAAGGCATTTGTTTACTAACCCTTCttgcttaaaaatttaaatcaacgAGTAGAAACCAAAAAGTAATTAGTGGATTTGTAAATgaactgtttatttctgctgagGATATTAGCTAGAATTATATTGggtgaactttaaaattttattcaaagaaataagttCATGATGGCATTTCAGATCAGTGCAGCACTTTTGAATTCATCACTGATCTGaaccattttaactttttatatgcTAACTCCGACTTCCTATTTTATCTGTTCTCTTAAAGTTGAATAGTCAAATCAGGGAATTTATCCAGAATAATCTCATGGGCAAATGAGTGCTAAACTATTGTTCCCCCTTTTCAGTTTCTACCTTCTATTCTCTTTGCCGGATGTCCTTTGTTTTTAACACCCATTTTAACatttcctgtctttatttttaaggactGTCATCAAGTTTCAAGTTTTATCTTCtcatctttctgttttcattttaagtgcCTTTTGTTTAGCACTTCCTTGCTTTTTTGCCCCTAGCTGGGTGATCTATGGAAAATAACTAATCTCAGAATTTCTGTTTAtgcatctataaaacagaaatcatAAAGCTGCCTTATCATACTCAGCAAGCTGTTATGGCAGTCATATAAGATAATTCATAACtgtaatattggggcacctgggtggctcagtcagttaagcattggactcttgattttggctcaggtcatgatttcactattcgtgagatcaagccccatgttggagcctgcctgggattctttctctctccctgtctctcactctctctctgtccctaacccagtctctctctctctctcaaaaataaataaacaaacttaaaaaataaaataaaactgtaatatgctatataaatatgtaatattagTATTATAGCACAAATTATCTATGTAAGATTCCAATTTcctcttcagttttgtttttcccaattaCATTTCATCATTGCCATCATCAacaccaaatatttattacactCATGCAAAGATTATATGGTTAAGAAAGCTTGTGcttaacaaaatagacaaaacataattttccttttaagagtTTACAGTCTTAACCTTCTTTAACAAATCCAAGTTGAATTTTTCAGGAAATCTTCTCTTGACTCTAGGGAACTAATTCATTCTAAGCTCTGGAATCAAGAACCAGaggtaatatttgaaaaatcaaagcaacaaggttttatttaaaaaatacataaatcaaatgTTTGATGCAAATCGCGAACTTTCTTACGTATATCTTCTTTTAGTGTTGTTTCACTATGAATGATGCATTACTATTTTAACGTGTAATACTGACCTTGTATATATTATAGACTTATGGAATGAAGTAGGTCTCCTCACGATGGTTACCAACTTTCAGTTTGGTAGTGGCTGTTGTGGGCGTTAGTGTCACAAGGACAGATTTAGTAGGAACAGTGAGCATATCAATGGGATTTTGATATGCAGgcccatttgtttttctttcttctatgtgtattattttttaaaaaatggtttccaACCCTCCATTAATGGTACATCCTGTTTTACGATTTGTTCATGGCCTGTATGGGGAGTCTGAAGCTTTGTCCTTCCAAATATCTGCTCCTTTTGCCTAGTGGTTTATCACATTGCTGCCATCATTCTGGGACACCAATAAGGAAATAGCATCTGTCTTAGTCTTTCAAGGGCAGCTTAACAAGTGCGTTCAGCTAAGATGTGTCTTTCTGTTTCATAGGAATCACCACCGTGCTGACAATGACAACCATCAGCACTCACCTCAGGGAGACTTTGCCGAAGATCCCTTATGTCAAAGCGATTGATATTTACCTGATGGGTTGCTTTGTGTTTGTGTTCCTGGCTCTCCTGGAATATGCCTTTGTAaattacatcttctttggaaaaggccCTCAGAAAAAGGGAGCTAGCAAACAAGACCAGAGTGCCAATGAGAAGAACAAACTGGAGATGAATAAAGTTCAGGTAACGTATTAAATATTCCTTACAATATTCTTCCAAAATGTATCAGCAGCATGGTGCTCAGGGCCCCCataacagggggaaaaaaaaagtatattagtTTATCTTTAATATGGCTCAAACACACCTCCCTTTTACATATTTGAGAATTGGGGATTGAAGAAGTTAGGTTGAAGTTACCATAGGTTAGTAATATACCTGGACCTAAAACTCAACCCTAAATCCATTATTCTTTATTCTAAACCAAATAGTTGTAAAACTATAGGCAGAAGAATAATGCCAGATTTGCTTGATAAATGAATGAGACAACTAAAATAAATCAGTTCTGTACTCGgtggaaatgaaaagatatgGCCCAGTAGCTACAACCACAGACTGGAATTAAACTGCTcgggtttgagtcccagctctgctacttactggCTTTATAACCCCAGACATATCAACCTACACAACGTCTCATCTAGTCTCTGTTCTCAATGTCATCATGTATACTTATAGAGTTGTTATAAGGActaaataaggtttttttttttaagtctaatatTTGTAACAATACCTGGAGAATGATAGGTACTCATTATCATTATAGCTAGCTAGCTATTACCCTTGGATGTAAGACACTgtcactatttttcttttgcttttcgtTGGTAGATCTTATGACTTGTGCTTTCACTAgtgctttctttattctttaagaaCATCTCTTTAGCCTCTACTTCTATGCCATGTTTCactgaaatcaaattaaaattgtGAACATTGAAATACTGCATCCACTATAAATTGTTTTCAGATGGCACCCAGGGTGACAGCTCAAAAGATTCACTCATTTAGCCACCATTCTGAGCATTAGGAATACTTCCCTGAAGGAGACAAAGCTCCTGGCTCTCATAGAGTTTAGACTCTAATGTGGGAAGACAGACCATAAACATGTAAGCACGGATTAAGAGGATAATTTCAGGTTGTAGTAAGTTCTGAAGAAAGTAAAACAGAGCGATGGGTAAGAGAATGATTTGGATCAGCTTCAAGGGAACAAGGAAGGTAGATCAGGAAGACTTCTCTGAGACATGACCATTTGATCTGAGACCTAAGTGATGAGAAGCACTAACCACACCATGCCCATTCGAGGCAGAGGACACGACAGTGCAGTGGCTCGGAGGAAGGAATTGCTTGAGGTATGAAAGTACTAAGAGGACACCAATGTGGCAAGACCATAGCAAGTAAGGGAGAATATGTAGTATTAGAGGTGGCTGGAGAATCAGGCAGAAGCCAAACTATAAATCTTCAGTGTATGTATCTTCATGCTCTTTGGTGCGGTATCAAAACCAAACACTGTCAGGTAATTagaaaattataagcaaaataCCAAACAGATTCAGCCAAATGGTCAAAATTCAAAGTAACtcattcaaataatattttactctttttttttaaagttccttcttttaagtttaattttttttttgagagagagaaagagagaaagagagagaggatgagcacgCGTGagggagcagcagaaagaaagggagagaatcccgagcaggctccatgctgtcatctctggcctgatgcagggctcgatctcacgaaccgtgagatcatgacttgagctgaaatcaagagttggaagcttaaccaactgaccgacccaggtgccccaggaaattttcactcttatgtgaaatATTATGCTGGATTCTAGGAGGAAGCATGATACTCGCCCTGAATAATCTTCCTATCTTTGTGGGAAAGAAGATTATATTCAGATGAGGTGATTAGGTTATAAAATGAAACAGGACAGCACCTACCTTGAGGAgtgtttctgaaaggaaaaggcTGATTCTGACCTACTAGCTTTAAAAGTACGTTAGCAGATTTTAAGGCCACCTCTTTTCTGTTCCCACTCTCATCTCAGTTGCCTTCTAAGCCTCTGCATAGCTTGGAATGTGTATTAATGGATGTATCATGAGGGAAAGCCctacataaataaaatggcataGGTTCACTGGTAGGAAAATCTGAAGCCATGGACTGGATGGATGTCAAAGATAAGTAGAATTTGGAAAGGTAAAGGAGAAAATAGGGCCTCTGAATTGGCTAGAAAAGCAGTGTTCTCTAGAAAGGTAATTAAATGGAACTGTCACACCTTCAGCAAACTGAAATCAATGCAttcagataatttaaaaacatcataaaacaaactttaacCACACTCTTTGGTCATTTACCTTGATTCCACCCCAGGATATCAGAGAATTTTTCTAAGATGTTAAGGGACAAATAAAGGCCAAATGAAAGCCTTGTATGCCACATCATATCTAGATGTATAATACATATTGCCCTCAAGAGGGCTTAGTGactaataaataagtaaaatgtttctatcTAACTGATCTTTGTGTTTGAGTAACATTGGGCTCAAACATAGTAAGGTTTCACTGGATCTCAAATCAGGAACTTTTTATGCCAGATGAATTgatgttttaaatttgaattccagtaGATAGGATAGAAAAATCCCTCaattatcagggtttttttttttcttatgaaatttattgtcaaattggtttccacacaacacccagtgctcatccagggatttttaaagaagataaaaatgtgcTTTTATCCATGGAAAGTTAGATTAGAAACTTCACAAATGCTTTTcagaaaaacacagacaaaatcatgcccaaattaatttaaaaatcatgttaagACATGAAAGAGTAGTTTATGTTGGACTAACTCTCTTAtggattaaaaattataaaccccgagcaaaaaaaaaatataaatatatatatatatatatatatatatatatatatttgagagagagacagcttgagcaggggaaaggggcagagggagagagaaagaatcttaagcagcctccacactcagcatggagcccaaggtggggcttgatctctgtgagatcatgacctgagccaaaatcaagagtcagacactcaatcgactgagccattcaggtgcctcctgagcaaaaaaaaattttaaatctgcttGAAGACATGAGActaactgaaaacaaacaaaaactaaaggagaatCAACCCTCAAATGAAGGGAATGACATTCTCTTAAATCAGTATTTATATAGCTTTGTCCCGAGGCCACTCCCCAGTCTGCAGAACTTCAGCCAAAAAACCTGCAGTTTTATCAGTCTGATGAGTCAGAACATGGAGTTTGATACTTCCAGAGTTTCAAGAAATCCTAGAAAGAAGTGAGTcacaagagaaatgcaaaatctgaatttggggcgcctgggtggctcagtcagttaagcatctgacttcagctcaggtcatgatctcccgatctgtgagtttgagccattcatcgggctctatactgacagctcagagcctggagcctgcttcagattttgtctcaccctctctctctgtccctatcctgctcatactctgtctctgtctgtgtgtctctctcctctctctcaaaaatatacatttcttttttaaaaaaggaagctttaaaaaaaaaaaaaacctgaatataaACTTCCCACAAATCCTTGGTTGACCTCTGAACtacaaaagtataaaatgctAGGAAATCTGGAAGGGGGAAACAgctgaaagactgaaaaaaaaaagaacaaaaataagggATTCTCCTTGAGttaagggaaaaattaaaatagattcaCCGTAACTACACATAAAACCCACTCACTACCCATTCTAGGTGACCTATTAGTAATTTAactgccttttattattattaatttttttttattttggaaagagagagagagcaagggaaagggacagaggaagagagggagagagagagagagagagagagagagagagagagaatcttaagtaggctccactgtcagcacagagcccaaaacaggacTTGATCAAATcactctgagatcacgacctaagtcgaaatcaagagtcggacactcaaccaactaagcctcccaggtgccccttaactgcctattaaaacaaaacccaacatttGTTAGGGAAAATAACAGAATCCAAAGTCTCTACAGAGCAGCATCAACAGCtactatataataaaaaaatcactagacatgagaaaaaagcaggaaaacataCCCATACTTAagagaaaagacttaaaaagagaaaagtcactAGAAACAGAACTGCAAAAGTCTCACATGTTGGCTTAAAAGATAAggacaataattaaaaataataacagtaattaaTATATGTAGAAGTTCGTAGAAAATAGCCCAAAACTAAAAGGAGCTGAAATATCCTGTAATAGGCAAATGGTGAAACAAACCATGGTAGGTTCATACCATGGAATACCAGtccaataaaaagtaatgaactattgatacatacaaCAACTTGAATGGATCTCAAGGCATTATGATGAATGGGAAAAAAGTCCATCTTAAAAGATTATACATTGTCTGATTCCAGTTATATAATAtacctgaaataataaaattataaagattaaagaacAGACCAGTGGTTACCAGGAGTCAGTGATGGGTGGAGGGATTGAGTGTGATTAATTAGA is a window encoding:
- the LOC125923617 gene encoding gamma-aminobutyric acid receptor subunit beta-1-like; amino-acid sequence: MMSNKFLLFITFPFYGVLLKLSGQTETRPQPRKEGLEEADGYTTDDIEFYWNGGEGAVTGVNKIELPQFSIVDYKMVSKKVEFTTGAYPRLSLSFRLKRNIGYFILQTYMPSTLITILSWVSFWINYDASAARVALGITTVLTMTTISTHLRETLPKIPYVKAIDIYLMGCFVFVFLALLEYAFVNYIFFGKGPQKKGASKQDQSANEKNKLEMNKVQVDVHGNILLSTLEIKNETSGSEVLTGVSEPKASSMYSYDSASIQYRKPLSSRGEAYGRALERHGAHSKGRIRRRASQLKVKIPDLTDVNSIDKWSRMFFPITFSLFNVVYWLYYVH